A genomic segment from Xiphophorus maculatus strain JP 163 A chromosome 6, X_maculatus-5.0-male, whole genome shotgun sequence encodes:
- the LOC102236571 gene encoding 12 kDa FK506-binding protein-like has product MGVDVETLRPGDGNTFPKKGSMVAVHYVGTLTNGKKFDSSRDRGEPFTFKLGAGEVIRGWDEGVAQMSLGQLAKLTCTPDYAYGSKGYPPIIPANSTLIFEVELLKC; this is encoded by the exons ATGGGAGTTGACGTCGAGACTCTTAGACCCGGAGACG GAAATACTTTTCCGAAGAAGGGGAGCATGGTCGCCGTGCATTACGTCG GCACGCTAACAAACGGGAAGAAATTTGACTCCTCCAGGGACCGAGGAGAGCCCTTCACGTTTAAACTGGGAGCTGGTGAAGTTATCCGCGGCTGGGATGAAGGTGTAGCTCAG ATGAGCCTTGGTCAGTTGGCCAAGCTGACCTGCACTCCGGATTACGCTTATGGAAGCAAGGGTTATCCACCCATCATCCCTGCAAACTCTACCCTCATCTTTGAGGTTGAGCTCCTGAAATGCTGA